One window of the Sphaerochaeta associata genome contains the following:
- a CDS encoding peptidase U32 family protein, with translation MSVELLSPAGNLEKLRLALAYGADAAYLGLSDFSLRSNAKNFTADDLTQVRNLKAETGKRLYCTMNMLFDEANLALLKEQLPLIKTWPFDAFIISDIGLVPILRDALGSSVELHLSTQASCTNSSSASMYHKLGFRRVILGRETPLDDIKRIKDANPDLELEVFVHGAMCMAYSGRCLLSSHLAGRSANHGDCSHTCRWNYQLLRSGELALEEEQRKGVYYPVIEEDGYTTILSSKDLCMIDHLKELVDAGVDSLKIEGRMKSSYYVAVVTRAYRKALDALKTGDERWKMFRQDLFDISHREYSTGFFFGHGPVDPTMGQGIDKSTEQGYLRDYLFCGFIGEQVEPGVFALELKNQIRTGMTIEYIASDVYRIEDDAFCLLDENFQSIDQADHGKMQYLKTDKAIEKGYIIRRETVVK, from the coding sequence GTGAGCGTTGAGTTGCTCAGTCCGGCTGGAAATCTCGAGAAGCTGCGTCTTGCCCTTGCTTATGGGGCGGATGCAGCTTACCTCGGCCTTTCCGACTTTTCCCTTCGCTCGAATGCGAAGAACTTCACTGCTGACGACCTGACGCAGGTAAGAAACCTTAAGGCTGAAACCGGCAAGCGTCTTTACTGTACGATGAACATGCTCTTCGACGAGGCAAATCTTGCCCTGCTCAAGGAGCAGCTTCCCCTGATCAAGACCTGGCCGTTCGATGCTTTCATCATCAGCGATATCGGTCTGGTGCCGATCTTGCGTGATGCACTGGGCTCATCGGTTGAACTGCATCTCTCAACCCAAGCAAGCTGCACGAACTCCAGCAGTGCTTCGATGTACCACAAGCTGGGATTTCGCCGAGTCATTCTGGGCAGGGAGACCCCGCTTGATGATATCAAACGCATAAAGGATGCCAACCCCGACCTTGAACTCGAGGTGTTTGTTCATGGTGCGATGTGCATGGCGTATTCAGGGCGCTGTCTGCTCTCCAGCCATCTGGCGGGCCGCAGCGCCAACCATGGTGATTGCAGCCATACATGCAGATGGAATTATCAGCTGTTGAGAAGCGGGGAGCTCGCACTAGAAGAGGAGCAGCGCAAGGGTGTGTACTACCCCGTCATTGAAGAGGATGGATATACCACCATTCTTTCCTCCAAGGACCTGTGCATGATCGACCATCTCAAGGAGCTGGTTGATGCAGGAGTCGACTCACTGAAAATCGAAGGCAGGATGAAGAGCAGCTACTACGTTGCTGTGGTGACACGGGCCTACCGCAAGGCCCTTGACGCCCTGAAAACCGGCGATGAGCGTTGGAAAATGTTCCGTCAGGATCTGTTCGACATCAGCCACCGCGAATACTCCACCGGCTTTTTCTTTGGTCATGGCCCTGTTGATCCAACCATGGGGCAGGGAATCGACAAGAGTACCGAACAAGGATACCTGAGGGACTACCTCTTTTGCGGATTCATCGGAGAGCAGGTCGAGCCCGGAGTATTTGCCCTCGAGCTGAAAAACCAGATACGGACAGGAATGACCATCGAATACATTGCAAGCGATGTCTATCGCATTGAAGACGATGCATTCTGTTTACTGGATGAGAATTTCCAATCGATTGATCAAGCCGACCATGGAAAGATGCAGTATTTGAAAACCGACAAGGCAATCGAGAAAGGCTATATCATCCGTCGGGAAACTGTGGTTAAATAG
- a CDS encoding glycosyltransferase: MNVLLSTIILIVGLWSFLLYTSNRRYFDRITKGMQAFDCEALVTVAIPARNEELHIQECVQSLLKQKHRNLEILVLDDNSTDATASLVLAMQQKDSRIRLISGKPLEEGWRGKLFAMQQLYEASKGSYILFSDADTRHTPDSISYGLALLDSQKGAMISGYPKQIARNLSIEVLVSVMLFNPALFVPFRFQATLQWPFFSMAIGQYLLIKRETLASLGGFELIKGQICDDVALARLCAKRGHRQLFAPMQRALQCEMFTSFSQGWKSLERSINGVVKQGLLGFLLILLIVLVLLLLSFAPILGVVYGVLACSDQAFLYPFLGSTVGCLLLFTTWKRCATYFGFSSQAGRFGPVTILLVVLMYLNGLVLRLSGKGFIWKGRIIS, translated from the coding sequence ATGAATGTACTGCTCTCGACCATCATCCTCATCGTAGGGCTCTGGTCGTTTCTACTCTATACAAGCAATCGACGGTATTTCGATCGGATTACCAAAGGCATGCAAGCGTTTGACTGTGAAGCATTGGTAACCGTTGCCATCCCTGCCCGCAATGAGGAACTGCATATCCAGGAGTGCGTACAATCCTTGTTGAAACAAAAGCACCGAAATCTGGAGATTTTGGTTTTGGATGACAACTCCACCGATGCAACGGCCTCTCTGGTGCTTGCCATGCAACAGAAGGACAGCCGCATCCGCCTCATCAGCGGCAAACCCTTGGAGGAAGGATGGCGTGGAAAGCTTTTTGCCATGCAACAGCTGTATGAGGCAAGCAAGGGTTCCTACATCCTCTTCAGCGATGCCGACACACGCCACACCCCCGACTCAATCTCCTACGGCCTTGCCCTGCTCGACTCCCAGAAGGGAGCGATGATAAGCGGCTATCCCAAGCAGATCGCAAGGAACTTGAGTATAGAAGTGTTGGTCAGCGTGATGCTCTTCAATCCTGCGCTCTTTGTTCCTTTCCGCTTCCAGGCAACGCTGCAGTGGCCGTTTTTTTCCATGGCCATCGGGCAGTATCTGCTGATCAAGCGCGAAACACTTGCTTCATTGGGAGGATTTGAATTGATCAAAGGCCAGATCTGCGACGATGTAGCGCTTGCCCGCTTATGTGCCAAGCGGGGGCACAGGCAACTGTTCGCCCCGATGCAGCGTGCCCTGCAGTGTGAAATGTTCACCTCCTTTTCCCAGGGCTGGAAGAGTCTTGAACGTTCCATCAACGGAGTGGTCAAGCAAGGGCTGCTTGGCTTTTTATTGATTCTCCTTATCGTACTTGTATTGCTTCTCCTCTCATTCGCCCCGATTCTCGGTGTGGTGTATGGTGTGCTTGCATGTTCGGACCAGGCATTTCTGTATCCCTTTCTTGGTTCGACGGTTGGCTGTTTACTGCTGTTCACCACCTGGAAACGATGTGCAACATACTTCGGCTTCTCCTCTCAGGCGGGCCGTTTCGGTCCTGTGACGATTCTGCTGGTAGTTCTGATGTACCTCAATGGTCTGGTTCTTCGCCTCAGTGGCAAGGGTTTTATATGGAAAGGACGTATTATTTCCTAA